In the Deinococcus ficus genome, one interval contains:
- the yqeK gene encoding bis(5'-nucleosyl)-tetraphosphatase (symmetrical) YqeK, translating to MTAPLLLPCPSAPSWLEWEERVRLMVRPRRFEHVQRVAELARQIALTNGLDAERAYVAGILHDIARDLPDSELLRLAPPECDIDAHHPLALHGRAARVLLERWGYTDPVVLEAVEDHTTGPRGGGGVSACVYIADVSEPGRGVNHDIRELALVDLDEALNRAIVSKVTYLQGRGIQVHPRTLACYHALPCHAAGTPDISRKDTDLPVPPSAPPACSGAEALPPAPPSSPAARPRRSGRRP from the coding sequence ATGACCGCGCCACTCCTTCTGCCCTGCCCGTCCGCGCCGTCCTGGCTGGAATGGGAGGAGCGCGTGCGGCTGATGGTCCGCCCGCGCCGTTTCGAGCACGTGCAGCGCGTGGCGGAACTCGCCCGCCAGATCGCCCTGACCAACGGCCTGGACGCCGAGCGGGCGTACGTGGCCGGCATCCTGCACGACATCGCCCGGGACCTGCCCGACAGTGAACTGCTGCGCCTCGCGCCGCCCGAGTGCGACATCGACGCCCACCACCCGCTGGCCCTGCACGGCCGGGCCGCGCGGGTGTTGCTCGAACGCTGGGGCTACACCGACCCGGTCGTACTGGAGGCCGTCGAGGACCACACCACCGGGCCGCGCGGGGGGGGCGGCGTGTCGGCGTGCGTGTACATCGCCGACGTCTCCGAACCCGGGCGGGGCGTGAACCACGACATCCGCGAGCTGGCGCTGGTGGACCTGGACGAGGCCCTGAACCGCGCGATCGTCTCGAAGGTCACGTACCTGCAGGGGCGCGGCATTCAGGTGCATCCGCGCACGCTGGCGTGCTATCACGCTCTGCCGTGCCACGCGGCCGGCACCCCCGACATCTCCAGGAAGGACACCGATTTGCCCGTACCCCCCTCTGCCCCACCGGCCTGCTCCGGCGCCGAAGCGCTGCCCCCGGCCCCGCCCTCCTCCCCTGCCGCGCGCCCGCGCCGTTCCGGCAGGCGGCCTTGA
- a CDS encoding SDR family oxidoreductase encodes MRVQDKVIVVTGAASGMGLAMAQRFTQEGARVVAADLNAGRLDAAVRGIQAAGGAVVPFQGSMAEQAVAEGVIDVAVREFGRLDALVNNAGIMDYMAAVGDVTNEVWERVLAVNLHGPMYAMRRAVQQMLSQETPGGSIVNVGSTASLSGGAAGAAYTTSKHALLGLTRNTAWQYAQRGIRCNLIAPGGTATNIGESMPQDRLDPVGAQRAGAFAQLIPQYLQPSDIASLALYLVSDESRMINGAVITADGGWMAL; translated from the coding sequence ATGAGGGTGCAGGACAAGGTCATCGTGGTGACGGGCGCGGCGTCGGGGATGGGGCTGGCGATGGCGCAGCGCTTCACGCAGGAGGGCGCGCGGGTGGTCGCGGCGGATCTGAATGCCGGGCGGCTGGACGCGGCGGTGCGGGGCATCCAGGCGGCGGGCGGGGCGGTGGTGCCGTTTCAGGGCAGCATGGCCGAGCAGGCGGTCGCTGAGGGTGTGATCGACGTGGCGGTGCGGGAGTTCGGGCGGCTGGACGCGCTGGTGAACAACGCCGGAATCATGGATTACATGGCGGCCGTGGGGGACGTCACGAACGAGGTGTGGGAGCGGGTGCTGGCCGTGAACCTGCACGGGCCGATGTACGCGATGCGCCGCGCGGTGCAGCAGATGCTCTCGCAGGAGACGCCGGGGGGCAGCATCGTGAACGTGGGCTCCACCGCCAGCCTGAGCGGGGGCGCGGCCGGGGCGGCGTACACGACGTCCAAGCACGCGCTGCTGGGCCTGACGCGCAACACCGCGTGGCAGTACGCGCAGCGCGGGATTCGCTGCAACCTGATCGCGCCCGGCGGCACCGCCACGAACATCGGCGAGAGCATGCCGCAGGACCGTCTGGACCCGGTGGGCGCGCAGCGGGCCGGGGCGTTCGCGCAGCTGATTCCGCAGTACCTGCAGCCGTCGGACATCGCGAGCCTGGCGCTTTATCTGGTGTCGGACGAGTCTCGGATGATCAACGGCGCGGTGATCACTGCGGACGGTGGGTGGATGGCGCTGTAG
- the cdaA gene encoding diadenylate cyclase CdaA, which yields MLTPIGQITFQDVLDIALVTFLIYQGYLLVAGTRAFNVVRGILVFATVWGAAQLLGLTTLSTLLGRAGTVGLFALVVLFQPELRAALERVGRPRGREGTDGSAVLQTLARAMERLAERKTGALIAIERKTPLGEYAATGVTLDAVVSVPFLEALFARNAPLHDGGVIIQGSRVVAAGCLFPLQSSDGTYRRYGTRHRAAIGLSELTDAVVLVVSEERGSMRVALGGKLGPDLNGAELREQLRRLVYEAQIGTDDLDAVDPEPFPTLERGPERAVERPAADAPEGTPGATKATVHAGERP from the coding sequence ATGCTCACGCCCATCGGACAGATCACCTTTCAGGACGTGCTGGACATCGCCCTGGTGACCTTTCTGATCTACCAGGGCTACCTGCTGGTCGCCGGCACCCGGGCCTTCAACGTGGTGCGCGGCATCCTGGTGTTCGCCACCGTGTGGGGCGCGGCGCAGCTGCTGGGCCTCACCACCCTCAGCACGCTGCTGGGCCGCGCCGGCACGGTCGGGCTCTTCGCGCTGGTCGTGCTGTTCCAGCCGGAACTGCGGGCGGCCCTCGAGCGCGTCGGCCGGCCCCGCGGACGCGAGGGCACCGACGGCAGCGCCGTGCTGCAAACCCTGGCCCGCGCCATGGAACGCCTCGCGGAGCGCAAGACGGGCGCCCTCATCGCCATCGAGCGCAAGACGCCGCTGGGCGAGTACGCCGCCACCGGCGTCACCCTGGACGCCGTGGTGAGCGTGCCGTTCCTGGAGGCGCTGTTCGCCCGCAACGCCCCGCTGCACGACGGCGGGGTGATCATTCAGGGCTCGCGAGTGGTGGCGGCGGGGTGCCTGTTCCCGCTGCAGTCCAGTGACGGCACGTACCGCCGCTACGGCACCCGGCACCGCGCGGCCATCGGGCTGTCGGAACTGACGGACGCGGTGGTGCTGGTGGTCAGCGAGGAACGAGGCAGCATGCGCGTGGCGCTGGGCGGGAAGCTCGGCCCGGACCTGAACGGCGCCGAACTGCGCGAGCAGCTGCGGCGTCTGGTGTACGAGGCGCAGATCGGCACCGACGACCTGGACGCCGTGGACCCCGAGCCCTTCCCCACCCTGGAACGCGGGCCGGAACGGGCGGTGGAGAGGCCGGCCGCCGACGCCCCCGAGGGCACCCCCGGGGCGACCAAGGCCACGGTGCACGCCGGGGAGCGCCCGTGA
- a CDS encoding endonuclease yields MDIPPEVLTATQARFVRRDPQRTVNLERLTAGGPLAAEAPARVEARLTRVGVPLGDAQALVEGQEDLPAVAARLPEDVRHRLERVLGANDLVNVAYLDLARTAARAVGRIVLRDSRGRTVGFGTGWLCSARTILTNHHVLDSMAAAQFSVIEFDYELKPDGTLRERTTFELDPQALFVTSAPLDYSLVAVKGDAGAFGWLPCFGSADKHVLGEALSIVQHPSGKPKQVALRENRLVDRLPDFLHYETDTAPGSSGSPVFNDAWEVVALHHSGVPRTDAQGRPLRRDGTPLKPGDADTDIDWIANEGVRVSRILEDLRSRADLQGNALVAGVLSGTLPPVTEAARASGVVLDLGAVTPGVDGRVTLPVTVQLRVPVAGPAPTPVPAPGAYLDPRDAEVAEAYYTGVDAQADPEALFAALSALLVRTHERRPAYDPARRLYPVVDVWPDGKLRSLYSGREHAPQEFIAADLLTEGRRVALAARENLNVEALEEALPYNCEHVVPQSWFGKQEPMRGDLHHLFACEPGCNSFRGNTPYADFADYGEVVRGDCGKREPGQFEPARGKGAAARATLYFLLRYPGVVRQYGPEELGTLLAWHAADPPGDWERHRNAAIHAAQGNRNPLIDRPGWAARVGFAAGLAR; encoded by the coding sequence ATGGACATTCCCCCTGAGGTGCTGACCGCCACGCAGGCCCGTTTCGTCCGCCGCGACCCGCAGCGGACGGTGAATCTGGAGCGCCTGACCGCGGGCGGGCCACTGGCGGCCGAGGCGCCGGCGCGGGTGGAAGCGCGCCTGACGCGGGTGGGCGTGCCGCTGGGGGACGCGCAGGCGCTGGTCGAGGGACAGGAGGACTTGCCGGCAGTGGCGGCGCGGCTGCCGGAGGACGTCCGGCACCGGCTGGAACGGGTGCTGGGCGCGAACGATCTGGTGAACGTGGCGTACCTGGATCTGGCGCGGACGGCGGCGCGGGCGGTGGGGCGGATCGTGCTGCGGGACAGCCGGGGCCGCACGGTGGGGTTCGGGACGGGCTGGCTGTGCAGCGCGCGGACCATCCTGACGAACCATCACGTGCTGGACAGCATGGCGGCCGCGCAGTTCAGCGTGATCGAGTTCGATTACGAGCTGAAGCCGGACGGGACCCTGCGTGAACGGACGACGTTCGAGCTGGACCCGCAGGCGCTGTTCGTGACGTCCGCGCCGCTGGATTACTCGCTGGTGGCGGTGAAGGGGGACGCGGGGGCGTTCGGGTGGCTGCCCTGCTTCGGCAGTGCGGACAAGCACGTGCTGGGCGAGGCGCTGAGCATCGTGCAGCACCCGAGCGGCAAGCCAAAACAGGTGGCGCTGCGGGAGAACCGGCTGGTGGACCGCCTGCCGGACTTCCTGCATTACGAGACGGACACGGCGCCCGGCAGCAGCGGCAGCCCGGTCTTCAACGACGCCTGGGAGGTCGTGGCGCTGCACCACAGCGGCGTGCCGCGAACGGACGCGCAGGGCCGCCCGCTGCGGCGCGACGGCACCCCGCTGAAACCCGGGGACGCCGACACGGACATCGACTGGATCGCGAACGAGGGCGTGCGGGTGAGCCGCATCCTGGAGGACCTGCGTTCGCGGGCGGACCTGCAGGGAAACGCCCTGGTGGCGGGCGTGCTGAGCGGCACGCTGCCCCCGGTGACGGAGGCGGCGCGGGCCTCCGGCGTGGTGCTGGACCTGGGCGCGGTGACGCCCGGCGTTGACGGCCGGGTGACGCTGCCGGTGACGGTGCAGTTGCGCGTGCCGGTGGCCGGCCCGGCACCCACGCCGGTTCCGGCCCCGGGCGCGTACCTGGACCCGCGGGACGCGGAGGTCGCGGAGGCGTACTACACGGGCGTGGACGCGCAGGCGGACCCGGAGGCGCTGTTTGCGGCCCTGTCGGCGCTGCTCGTGCGGACGCATGAGCGCCGGCCGGCGTACGATCCGGCGCGGCGGCTGTACCCGGTGGTGGACGTCTGGCCGGACGGGAAACTGCGGAGCCTGTACAGCGGCCGGGAGCACGCGCCGCAGGAATTCATCGCCGCGGACCTGCTCACGGAGGGCCGGCGGGTGGCGCTGGCCGCGCGGGAGAACCTGAACGTGGAGGCGCTGGAGGAGGCGCTGCCGTACAACTGCGAGCACGTGGTCCCGCAGAGCTGGTTCGGGAAGCAGGAGCCGATGCGCGGTGACCTGCACCACCTGTTCGCGTGTGAGCCCGGCTGCAACAGTTTCCGGGGAAACACGCCGTACGCGGACTTCGCGGATTACGGCGAGGTGGTGCGCGGCGACTGCGGCAAGCGGGAGCCGGGGCAGTTCGAACCGGCGCGCGGGAAGGGCGCGGCGGCGCGCGCGACGCTGTATTTCCTGCTGCGGTACCCGGGGGTGGTCCGGCAGTACGGCCCGGAGGAGCTGGGCACGCTGCTGGCGTGGCATGCGGCGGACCCGCCGGGCGACTGGGAGCGGCACCGCAACGCGGCGATTCACGCGGCGCAGGGGAACCGCAACCCGCTGATCGACCGGCCCGGTTGGGCGGCGCGGGTGGGGTTCGCGGCAGGACTGGCCCGCTGA
- a CDS encoding DUF6896 domain-containing protein, whose product MSGSLTREEVQAYETQVRHLLGRLAQTYGPVTLDRIWNDELPQSGQVGDIRFWFHGTGGTARMGTVSISWDWQEDQRTLELDPWKVRQTLQSFRAPDVPGAEE is encoded by the coding sequence GTGAGCGGGTCCCTGACCCGGGAGGAGGTGCAGGCCTACGAGACGCAGGTCAGGCACCTCCTTGGCCGTCTGGCGCAAACCTATGGACCGGTCACGCTGGACCGCATCTGGAACGATGAGCTGCCCCAGTCCGGGCAGGTCGGGGACATCCGATTCTGGTTTCATGGGACCGGGGGAACGGCCCGTATGGGCACGGTGAGCATCTCCTGGGACTGGCAGGAGGACCAGCGTACGCTTGAACTTGATCCGTGGAAGGTGCGGCAGACCCTCCAGAGTTTCCGCGCACCAGATGTTCCGGGTGCGGAGGAGTAG
- a CDS encoding DinB family protein, which translates to MTKPLQDPGVLRAMGETPDDVRAGLVRELDALEAHLRTRQADWTRVQPGREWSPAQELEHVMKIGDSIVPLFRLLTSDRELRPTPQTPGVLKDGRRQAPAPSLPSEDGVAWADWEARWAAHREALVAGAAGVCETPGRTYWHPFYGELDALDWLRMVSGHIRGHRELLERSAAAEPTPS; encoded by the coding sequence ATGACGAAACCTCTGCAGGACCCGGGCGTGCTCCGGGCGATGGGTGAGACGCCGGACGACGTGCGCGCCGGGCTGGTGCGGGAACTGGACGCGCTGGAAGCCCACCTGCGCACCCGGCAGGCCGACTGGACCCGGGTGCAGCCGGGCCGGGAGTGGAGCCCGGCGCAGGAGCTGGAGCACGTGATGAAGATCGGGGACAGCATCGTGCCGCTGTTCCGGCTGCTGACGTCCGACCGGGAACTGCGGCCCACGCCCCAGACGCCCGGGGTGCTGAAAGACGGCCGGCGTCAGGCCCCGGCGCCCTCCCTGCCCTCGGAGGACGGGGTCGCGTGGGCGGACTGGGAGGCGCGCTGGGCGGCGCACCGCGAGGCGCTGGTGGCGGGGGCAGCCGGGGTGTGTGAAACGCCGGGCCGGACGTACTGGCATCCCTTCTACGGCGAGCTGGACGCGCTGGACTGGCTGCGCATGGTGTCCGGGCACATCCGGGGCCACCGGGAGCTGCTGGAACGCAGCGCGGCGGCGGAGCCCACGCCGTCATGA
- a CDS encoding YbbR-like domain-containing protein, which yields MTPPGRSGPLLDRWGQVLRRWVDPRYARERTLHNIGPKLLALAVALALWSLSTADRRANVEQRYDVPVTVVDSTGGRGTRATSALTPESVRVTLSGRPDRLRQLSGRSIEALVDVTGAPEGSFTRNVRVIAPTGTRVLRLEPERVQGFVDTELTRTLPVLLSVAAPSESSLPRFQVSPTQVQVSGPARVVTTVRRVVNTPVVLASGATAEVPLIALDAQNEPVEGVMTMPATATVSRLDSGEVPVKTVTVVLSPPPANLRVTSASVQPSGVRLVADPELLARLREVTGSVEYRVGTYTAPVRLQVPAGAQALENVTVRLTVEARPAEGTAAPRPPTSPAAP from the coding sequence GTGACGCCGCCCGGCCGGAGCGGGCCGCTCCTGGACCGCTGGGGGCAGGTGCTGCGGCGCTGGGTGGACCCCCGCTACGCCCGGGAGCGCACGCTGCACAACATCGGCCCGAAACTGCTGGCGCTGGCGGTGGCCCTGGCGCTGTGGTCGCTGTCCACCGCGGACCGCCGGGCGAACGTGGAGCAGCGGTACGACGTGCCGGTCACGGTGGTGGACAGCACCGGCGGGCGCGGCACGCGGGCCACGTCGGCCCTCACGCCGGAATCGGTGCGGGTGACGCTCTCGGGCCGCCCGGACCGGCTGCGGCAGCTCAGCGGCCGCAGCATCGAGGCGCTGGTGGACGTGACCGGCGCGCCGGAAGGCAGTTTCACCCGGAACGTGCGCGTGATCGCCCCGACCGGCACGCGGGTGCTGCGCCTGGAACCCGAGCGCGTGCAGGGCTTCGTGGACACCGAACTGACCCGCACGCTGCCGGTGCTGCTGAGTGTCGCGGCGCCCTCGGAGTCCAGCCTGCCGCGCTTCCAGGTCAGCCCCACGCAGGTGCAGGTGAGCGGCCCGGCGCGGGTGGTCACCACGGTCCGCCGGGTGGTGAACACCCCCGTGGTCCTGGCGTCCGGCGCGACCGCCGAGGTGCCGCTGATCGCGCTGGACGCCCAGAACGAACCCGTGGAGGGCGTGATGACCATGCCCGCGACCGCCACCGTCTCCCGCCTGGATTCCGGCGAGGTGCCGGTCAAGACGGTCACGGTGGTGCTCAGTCCGCCGCCCGCGAACCTGCGGGTGACGTCCGCCAGCGTGCAGCCCAGCGGCGTGCGCCTGGTCGCCGACCCGGAACTGCTCGCGCGGCTGCGCGAGGTGACGGGCAGCGTGGAGTACCGCGTGGGCACCTATACCGCCCCGGTGCGGCTGCAGGTGCCGGCCGGCGCGCAGGCGCTGGAGAACGTGACCGTGCGCCTGACCGTGGAAGCCCGCCCGGCCGAGGGGACCGCGGCCCCGCGCCCCCCCACCTCCCCCGCCGCGCCCTGA
- the gatC gene encoding Asp-tRNA(Asn)/Glu-tRNA(Gln) amidotransferase subunit GatC — protein sequence MIDVAELDHLAALARLHLNPGEREAMTADLNKVLGYFEQLSSVDTDGVAEMQRPVTLVNVLREDEPGEVFPQAVALSLAAETQDGQIRVPRTVEAD from the coding sequence ATGATTGATGTGGCGGAGCTGGATCATTTGGCAGCGCTGGCGCGGCTGCACCTGAACCCGGGGGAGCGGGAGGCCATGACGGCCGACCTGAACAAGGTCCTGGGGTACTTCGAGCAGCTGTCCAGTGTGGACACGGACGGCGTGGCGGAAATGCAGCGGCCGGTGACGCTGGTGAACGTGCTGCGCGAGGATGAGCCCGGCGAGGTGTTCCCGCAGGCGGTGGCGCTGTCCCTGGCGGCCGAGACGCAGGACGGCCAGATTCGCGTGCCGCGCACGGTGGAGGCGGACTGA
- the pgeF gene encoding peptidoglycan editing factor PgeF gives MAGNTELLMLHAPHLSARHAFTTRAGGVSAGAFAGLNLDDRADDPAAVQENRRRLAQALDFPEGAFARLNQVHGTQVQAVTAPGVWEGDALVTATPGVLLAIGTADCYPLLLEDPVAGVVGAAHAGWKGTVGLIAAQTVEAMTILGAEPANIRAAVGPGICGERYEVGADVARQFREADLGDFVLNVGGRTHLDLAGANRAVLRRAGLPDAQVWVSGRCSTEPDFYSYRRDAGTTGRMWAVIGLPARSAGGAP, from the coding sequence ATGGCTGGAAATACTGAGCTTCTGATGCTGCATGCCCCCCACCTGTCGGCCCGGCACGCCTTCACCACCCGGGCGGGCGGCGTGTCGGCCGGGGCGTTCGCGGGGCTGAACCTGGACGACCGGGCGGACGACCCGGCCGCCGTGCAGGAAAACCGCCGGCGGCTCGCTCAGGCCCTGGACTTCCCCGAGGGCGCTTTCGCGCGGCTGAACCAGGTGCACGGCACACAGGTGCAAGCCGTCACGGCGCCCGGCGTGTGGGAGGGCGACGCGCTGGTGACGGCCACGCCGGGCGTGCTGCTGGCGATCGGCACGGCCGACTGCTACCCGCTGCTGCTGGAGGACCCGGTGGCGGGCGTGGTGGGCGCGGCGCACGCGGGCTGGAAGGGCACAGTGGGGCTCATCGCGGCGCAGACCGTAGAGGCCATGACGATTCTGGGCGCCGAACCGGCGAACATCCGCGCGGCGGTCGGGCCGGGCATCTGCGGAGAGCGGTACGAGGTCGGCGCGGACGTCGCCCGGCAGTTCCGCGAGGCGGACCTGGGGGACTTCGTGCTGAACGTCGGCGGCCGCACGCACCTGGATCTCGCCGGAGCGAACCGCGCCGTGCTGCGGCGCGCGGGCCTGCCGGACGCACAGGTGTGGGTGTCGGGCCGCTGCTCCACCGAGCCGGACTTCTACTCGTACCGCCGGGACGCCGGCACGACCGGCCGGATGTGGGCCGTGATCGGCCTGCCCGCCCGGAGCGCCGGGGGAGCGCCGTGA
- the serS gene encoding serine--tRNA ligase, protein MLDLRFIRENPDAVRRAIQVKGTPLDLDEVLTLDRDLTALKQRVESLQAERNANAKLVPKASAEDRPALIQKGKDLGEELKGLEPALRAHEDQLRQLLLRVPQVPHADVPVGADDSENVELRREGTLPEFNFQPWDQVELLEKQGWADFERVARVSGSRSYLLKGDAALLEMAIQMFAMQFLAARGFTPLSTTALVRPETLVNSGHFPGDEESVYKMEGDELMLAGTAEVPVNSLYAGEQLSHEQLPLTFAAISGAFRREAGSAGRDVRGLIRVHEFRKVEQYVLCRADEQEGMQWFQTLLGNAEALLQALELPYRVIQNCTGDMGAGKVLMYDIETWVPSEEKYRETHSCSYLGDWQARRTGLRYRDEDGKLVYAHTLNNTGIATPRILVPFLENHQQADGTIRIPAALQPLMGGRAVIGQPVR, encoded by the coding sequence ATGCTGGACCTCCGTTTCATTCGTGAGAACCCGGACGCGGTGCGCCGCGCCATTCAGGTCAAGGGCACGCCGCTGGACCTGGATGAGGTGCTGACCCTGGACCGTGACCTGACGGCCCTGAAGCAGCGGGTGGAGTCCCTGCAGGCCGAGCGCAACGCGAACGCGAAGCTGGTCCCGAAGGCCAGTGCCGAGGACCGCCCGGCGCTGATTCAGAAGGGCAAGGACCTGGGCGAGGAGCTCAAGGGTCTGGAACCGGCCCTGCGGGCGCATGAGGACCAGTTGCGGCAGCTACTGCTGCGCGTGCCTCAGGTTCCGCACGCGGACGTGCCGGTCGGCGCGGACGACTCGGAGAACGTGGAGCTGCGCCGTGAGGGGACGCTGCCCGAGTTCAACTTCCAGCCGTGGGATCAGGTGGAGTTGCTTGAAAAGCAGGGCTGGGCGGACTTCGAGCGGGTGGCGCGGGTGTCCGGCAGCCGCAGCTACCTGCTGAAAGGGGACGCGGCGCTGCTGGAAATGGCGATTCAGATGTTCGCCATGCAGTTCCTGGCCGCGCGGGGCTTCACGCCGCTGAGCACCACGGCCCTGGTGCGCCCGGAGACGCTGGTGAACAGTGGGCATTTCCCCGGCGACGAGGAGTCCGTGTACAAGATGGAAGGCGACGAGCTGATGCTGGCCGGCACGGCGGAAGTGCCCGTGAACAGCCTGTACGCCGGGGAGCAGCTCTCGCACGAGCAGCTGCCGCTGACGTTCGCGGCGATCAGCGGCGCGTTCCGTCGCGAGGCCGGGAGTGCCGGCCGGGACGTGCGGGGCCTGATCCGCGTGCACGAGTTCCGCAAGGTCGAGCAGTACGTGCTGTGCCGCGCCGACGAGCAGGAGGGCATGCAGTGGTTCCAGACGCTGCTCGGCAACGCCGAGGCGCTGCTGCAGGCGCTGGAACTGCCGTACCGCGTGATTCAGAACTGCACGGGCGACATGGGGGCCGGGAAGGTCCTCATGTACGACATCGAGACCTGGGTGCCCAGCGAGGAGAAGTACCGCGAGACGCACAGCTGCTCGTACCTGGGCGACTGGCAGGCGCGCCGGACGGGCCTGCGTTACCGCGATGAGGACGGCAAACTCGTGTACGCGCACACCCTGAACAATACCGGGATCGCCACGCCTCGCATCCTGGTGCCGTTCCTGGAAAACCACCAGCAGGCCGACGGCACCATCCGCATCCCGGCGGCGCTGCAGCCGCTGATGGGCGGCCGGGCCGTGATCGGTCAACCCGTCCGCTGA
- a CDS encoding enoyl-ACP reductase FabI: MSITLDLSGKTALVMGVANSRSLGWAIAQQLLAAGCRVGFSYQGERLRGELEKLTAPHPGTWIQQADATSEDDMTALFERVSTEFGTLDVLVHSIAFAPRTAMEGRFLHTTADDWNTALNVSAYTLVSAARHAEPLMPNGGSIISLTYHASRQVVPKYNVMGVAKAALEAATRYLAADLGDREIRVNTISAGPMRTIAARSIPGFGGLYDKGARNAAFGRNATPEEVGKLALFLLSDLSTGVTGQTIYVDAGLSIMTVKEGSPESKD; the protein is encoded by the coding sequence ATGAGCATCACACTCGACCTGTCCGGCAAGACCGCCCTGGTGATGGGCGTCGCCAACTCCCGCAGCCTCGGCTGGGCCATCGCGCAGCAGCTTCTCGCTGCCGGCTGCCGCGTGGGCTTCAGCTACCAGGGTGAGCGCCTGCGGGGCGAACTGGAAAAACTCACCGCGCCCCACCCCGGCACGTGGATCCAGCAGGCCGACGCCACCAGCGAAGACGACATGACCGCCCTGTTCGAGCGCGTGAGCACCGAGTTCGGCACGCTGGACGTCCTGGTGCACAGCATCGCGTTCGCGCCCCGCACCGCCATGGAAGGCCGCTTCCTGCACACCACCGCCGACGACTGGAACACGGCCCTGAACGTCAGCGCCTACACCCTGGTGTCCGCCGCCCGGCACGCCGAACCCCTGATGCCGAACGGCGGCAGCATCATCAGCCTCACCTACCACGCCTCCCGGCAGGTCGTGCCCAAGTACAACGTCATGGGCGTCGCGAAAGCCGCGCTGGAAGCCGCCACCCGCTACCTCGCCGCCGACCTCGGCGACCGCGAGATCCGCGTGAACACCATCAGCGCCGGCCCCATGCGCACCATCGCCGCGCGCAGCATCCCCGGCTTCGGCGGCCTGTACGACAAGGGCGCCCGCAACGCCGCCTTCGGCCGCAACGCCACCCCCGAGGAAGTGGGCAAACTGGCCCTGTTCCTGCTCTCCGACCTGAGCACCGGCGTGACCGGCCAGACCATCTACGTGGACGCCGGCCTGAGCATCATGACCGTCAAGGAAGGCAGCCCCGAAAGCAAGGACTGA
- a CDS encoding M20 family metallopeptidase, giving the protein MTTHAPGPAAFTPDLQAMIADLEQLTLIESPSSDPVAVGRVMDVVEGWARDLGATTRALPGGTRTFDFGLDPAARQPLLVLTHADTVWPTGTLDRMPFRQDSERLYGPGTYDMKAGIVSLFHALRAFHASGHWPAGGVSVLLSPDEETGSHSSRAHIEAAAHAARAALVVEPPVSDSHNLKVGRKGTGTFTLTFEGVASHAGNRPELGASAITAAAEAVLALNALARPEIGTTLSVGLIQGGSAVNVIPAHAQLDVDLRISTLSEAERVIRDVNALTPSDPRVTLTVSGGLNRPPFEQTPGAARLFGQAQAIARDLGFEIGGEIVGGGSDGNFTAPITPTLDGLGAPGDGAHASHEHVRLDRWPDHVRLLHRLMLDA; this is encoded by the coding sequence ATGACCACGCACGCACCCGGCCCGGCCGCCTTCACCCCGGACCTGCAGGCCATGATCGCCGACCTCGAACAGCTCACCCTGATCGAATCCCCCTCCAGCGACCCGGTCGCCGTGGGCCGCGTCATGGACGTCGTGGAGGGCTGGGCGCGCGACCTGGGCGCCACCACCCGCGCCCTGCCGGGCGGCACCCGCACCTTCGACTTCGGGCTGGACCCGGCCGCCAGACAGCCGCTGCTGGTGCTCACGCACGCCGACACCGTGTGGCCCACCGGCACGCTGGACCGCATGCCCTTCCGGCAGGACTCAGAGCGCCTGTACGGCCCCGGCACGTACGACATGAAGGCCGGCATCGTGAGCCTGTTCCACGCCCTGCGCGCCTTTCATGCCAGCGGCCACTGGCCGGCCGGGGGCGTGAGTGTGCTGCTCTCCCCGGACGAGGAGACCGGCAGTCACAGCAGCCGCGCTCATATCGAGGCGGCCGCGCACGCCGCCCGCGCCGCCCTGGTCGTGGAACCCCCGGTGTCCGACAGCCACAACCTGAAGGTGGGCCGCAAGGGCACCGGCACCTTCACCCTGACCTTCGAAGGCGTCGCCAGCCACGCCGGGAACCGCCCGGAACTGGGCGCCAGCGCCATCACCGCCGCCGCCGAGGCCGTCCTCGCCCTGAACGCCCTGGCCCGCCCGGAGATCGGCACGACCCTCAGCGTCGGCCTGATCCAGGGCGGCAGCGCCGTGAACGTGATCCCCGCCCACGCCCAGCTGGACGTGGACCTGCGCATCTCCACCCTGAGCGAGGCCGAGCGCGTGATTCGCGACGTGAACGCCCTGACGCCCAGCGACCCGCGCGTCACCCTGACCGTCAGCGGCGGCCTGAACCGCCCACCCTTCGAGCAGACGCCCGGCGCCGCCCGGCTGTTCGGGCAGGCGCAGGCCATCGCCCGGGACCTGGGCTTCGAGATCGGCGGGGAGATCGTCGGCGGCGGCAGCGACGGGAACTTCACCGCGCCGATCACGCCCACCCTGGACGGCCTGGGCGCCCCCGGGGACGGCGCCCACGCCAGCCACGAACACGTCCGCCTGGACCGCTGGCCCGACCACGTGCGGCTCCTGCACCGCCTGATGCTGGACGCCTGA